Proteins encoded together in one Oncorhynchus masou masou isolate Uvic2021 unplaced genomic scaffold, UVic_Omas_1.1 unplaced_scaffold_1983, whole genome shotgun sequence window:
- the LOC135532681 gene encoding THAP domain-containing protein 5-like isoform X1, whose translation MPRYCAVKLCKNRGGTPSKENKRISFYPFPLQDEVRLQIWVDNMKREEWTPSRHQYLCSEHFTEDCFDLRWGIRYLKHTAFPTIFPHTHHDADKTVSTSKNTTKPKTRICNANIELIRSPSPPGKNAPVILKRPVRVEPVVVSVTPVPSPEDASESTVTTLLYERALVSDTEAATPSQMVLGEVMLSETQAAVGEVNRELSGDSAGILTDSCLNLSGETQTLQQLDTLDSTVTVLCCESVVPVGHFSECEATVDALHVALGQTFRIFPLELRREEWVGDREEGPGEGEHISVYEHSYSKQDTDQEQLWRKTASLHTKIMELDRREESTMAKIRSLESEMAHLKNSNIVLKEKQKLLEDYITSALL comes from the exons ATGCCCCGTTACTGTGCTGTAAAACTTTGCAAAAATCGCGGAGGAACACCCTCTAAAGAAAACAAGAGAATAAGCTTTTACCC GTTCCCTTTGCAAGATGAGGTCAGGCTGCAGATATGGGTAGACAACATGAAGCGAGAGGAGTGGACCCCCAGCAGACACCAGTACCTGTGTAGTGAACATTTCACTGAGGACTGCTTTGACCTGCGATGGGGGATCCGGTACCTGAAACACACTGCCTTCCCTACCATCTTCCCTCACACACACCAT GATGCAGATAAAACCGTTTCCACCAGTAAGAACACCACCAAGCCCAAAACCAGGATCTGCAACGCCAACATTGAACTCATccgctccccctcccctcctggcAAGAATGCACCTGTGATTCTGAAAAGGCCAGTCCGAGTGGAACCAGTCGTGGTGAGTGTCACTCCTGTCCCTAGCCCTGAGGATGCCAGTGAATCTACGGTCACTACTCTGTTATATGAAAGAGCGCTTGTTTCAGACACAGAGGCCGCGACTCCCAGTCAAATGGTCCTGGGGGAGGTTATGCTCTCAGAGACCCAGGCTGCAGTGGGTGAGGTGAACAGAGAACTATCTGGAGACAGTGCTGGGATACTGACAGACTCATGCTTGAACCTGTCTGGTGAGACACAGACACTGCAGCAGCTGGATACACTGGACTCCACTGTGACTGTGCTCTGCTGTGAATCCGTCGTCCCTGTCGGCCATTTCTCTGAATGTGAAGCCACGGTGGACGCCCTCCATGTGGCCCTCGGTCAGACGTTTAGGATCTTCCCTCTGGAGCTGCGGAGGGAGGAGTGGGTGGGAGACCGGGAGGAGGGCCCCGGGGAGGGGGAACACATCTCTGTGTACGAGCACTCCTACTCCAAACAGGACACGGACCAGGAACAGCTGTGGAGGAAGACAGCCAGCCTCCACACCAAGATCATGGAGCTGGATAGGAGAGAGGAAAGCACCATGGCTAAAATACGATCGCTTGAGAGCGAGATGGCACATCTGAAGAACAGCAACATTGTTTTAAAAGAAAAGCAGAAATTACTAGAGGACTATATTACTTCTGCGTTGCTCTGA
- the LOC135532681 gene encoding THAP domain-containing protein 5-like isoform X2 encodes MKREEWTPSRHQYLCSEHFTEDCFDLRWGIRYLKHTAFPTIFPHTHHDADKTVSTSKNTTKPKTRICNANIELIRSPSPPGKNAPVILKRPVRVEPVVVSVTPVPSPEDASESTVTTLLYERALVSDTEAATPSQMVLGEVMLSETQAAVGEVNRELSGDSAGILTDSCLNLSGETQTLQQLDTLDSTVTVLCCESVVPVGHFSECEATVDALHVALGQTFRIFPLELRREEWVGDREEGPGEGEHISVYEHSYSKQDTDQEQLWRKTASLHTKIMELDRREESTMAKIRSLESEMAHLKNSNIVLKEKQKLLEDYITSALL; translated from the exons ATGAAGCGAGAGGAGTGGACCCCCAGCAGACACCAGTACCTGTGTAGTGAACATTTCACTGAGGACTGCTTTGACCTGCGATGGGGGATCCGGTACCTGAAACACACTGCCTTCCCTACCATCTTCCCTCACACACACCAT GATGCAGATAAAACCGTTTCCACCAGTAAGAACACCACCAAGCCCAAAACCAGGATCTGCAACGCCAACATTGAACTCATccgctccccctcccctcctggcAAGAATGCACCTGTGATTCTGAAAAGGCCAGTCCGAGTGGAACCAGTCGTGGTGAGTGTCACTCCTGTCCCTAGCCCTGAGGATGCCAGTGAATCTACGGTCACTACTCTGTTATATGAAAGAGCGCTTGTTTCAGACACAGAGGCCGCGACTCCCAGTCAAATGGTCCTGGGGGAGGTTATGCTCTCAGAGACCCAGGCTGCAGTGGGTGAGGTGAACAGAGAACTATCTGGAGACAGTGCTGGGATACTGACAGACTCATGCTTGAACCTGTCTGGTGAGACACAGACACTGCAGCAGCTGGATACACTGGACTCCACTGTGACTGTGCTCTGCTGTGAATCCGTCGTCCCTGTCGGCCATTTCTCTGAATGTGAAGCCACGGTGGACGCCCTCCATGTGGCCCTCGGTCAGACGTTTAGGATCTTCCCTCTGGAGCTGCGGAGGGAGGAGTGGGTGGGAGACCGGGAGGAGGGCCCCGGGGAGGGGGAACACATCTCTGTGTACGAGCACTCCTACTCCAAACAGGACACGGACCAGGAACAGCTGTGGAGGAAGACAGCCAGCCTCCACACCAAGATCATGGAGCTGGATAGGAGAGAGGAAAGCACCATGGCTAAAATACGATCGCTTGAGAGCGAGATGGCACATCTGAAGAACAGCAACATTGTTTTAAAAGAAAAGCAGAAATTACTAGAGGACTATATTACTTCTGCGTTGCTCTGA